In the genome of Musa acuminata AAA Group cultivar baxijiao unplaced genomic scaffold, Cavendish_Baxijiao_AAA HiC_scaffold_71, whole genome shotgun sequence, the window AAATCGTAAAAAAAGTTTAAGACTCAACATGAATTAAGGATATAGAACCAGGAATAGTCACTTCCAACAAGGAAACTAAAGGTTTGAATGTGACATGTGTTGCAGGTATGGTATGCATAAAGGAAATTATGCTAACTCCTATATTACATAGTTTTCTCAGTTGATTACATGAtgttctaatttcttttcattgtcAATGAACTGGCTCAACTATTCTTAACTATGTGCGGTAAGTAGTCATCCTCCTGTTTTTTGTGCATTAATGCTTTCTGTCATTTCTGAGAAGTCCATGCTTTATGTTTACATTTTTGGTGACCTGTGCTCTTGGATTAAGGATTTGGTCCAAAGAATGTTAATGAATTGAGCTCATTATCAGAGACGGAACTAGCTTGACTCACTTGGAACTTATATTTTCTGTTATTAACTCAGTTCAAGTAATAATATTTCATCTAATTAACTGGGTAGATTTTTCCAATGTGAGCTTGAAGCTAGGACATGCTTATAGCTGAAAAATCTTATTTAACAATTCAAATTCCTAGTGTCGTTAAAGTATGGGGTAATGGGTAGTACCAttcattttagttttttgaattGTAGTATTTACCGTTATTCTGATGCTTATGATTTTGAAATATCTGAGTTTTCTTTTAATGGTTTCACATTTGTATCACCTGTTAGACAATTAATAATTAGCTTCTATCAATGATGAATTGGCCCCTGGTGATTCAAGTGATTCAGGGTTACTAATATTTAGAACTAACTCTTGATGTTGACTAGATGGCAGTCGATTTCCTTGTTTCAAGAAAACTGATCGGATGCTTTATTGGTAAGTGCTCTGGAAGCATCAGATCTATAGCGAGACATCCAGAACTTCCCATGATAGCATCTTGTGGTAAGAAGTTGTATACTGTTAATTCAACATATTCAGTCAATTTTACTTCTACCATGGCACAAAATAGTGTTTTGTTTCctcgaaaaaaaggaaaaagaatagtGTTCCATGTTGGAAGTTTTTAGTTTATAACTCAGATATACCAAATTTAATATATTTGGTGGTTTTCATTTAATGTAACTTTTCAAGCTTTctattgttctttgatatgttgagTAACGATCCTCCATGGATTATCAGTCATTGTTTCATTTCAAGAGAAATTACTGGTGCATACTGTTTCATCTTGAAGGTTAATGTTCGACATACTTTTCATGGTTTATTGGGAGTTATTTTACAATCAATTTTGTTAAAGATAAACATCCTTCTGTTTGTGTTTCTAATGAAAACCAAAGTGTTATGTCTAACATACGGCTCTCATCCTGCTCATCTTCGActcgggtttataaatttattaccATCCATGACCCACACAAAAAATTAATGGTACTAGCTGTCTTACCGCTGCATGAATTTCCTACGAGAATACATGTATTATTATTGGCATATGCTTCAGTTATATTTGCAAGATAGTTGGGGGTTCATTTTTTTCATTGGGGTGAGATGGGCTGGTGCAGGCAGGCTTGGGGTTGGGTTAGGTGATATCTGTCCTTGTCTTGGACTTAAATCGGTTTTGGAAAATTGTACCCTAATTCAACCATGATTATGCATGTTTCCCTGTCAAATCTGTTCAAACCCGACCCAGTTGAATTGGATTTAGTCAAGTCCCCTGACCTTGCCTCATCTTTGACTCGGGTTCATAAACTTAGTACCATCTCCGACACAATAAAGATTGATGTAACTATTATCTCATAGCTTATGAATACATTTTTTACTATTGATATATTCTTTAATTATATTAACAAGATAGTAGGTAAATTACTTATATGAAATTGCTGGGGTTTTTTTTCTGGTGCGGTCGGATACGTGGAGAAAGGATGGGGGAGGCTTGAGATGGGGATGGGGATAGGTGATATTGTTCTTGTCCCGGTCCTGATTAGTTTTGAACAATTATAACCCAACCCTGGGTCCGACATCGACCTTGACCCAATCCCCAATTTGATTGGATTAGCCATTGGGGCAGTACACCATCGGCCTAGTGTGAAATTCTCATTTCTAGCTATGTCATGTTGACAGattttattgaagaaaatatCTCAATGGTAGCAGTAAGCATCATCAAGTTTTAGGTAGTTCCCACCTCAATAGACTCGGCATTAGATGGACATCATTTGTAATATTTGGATGTGTTGTTTTGGAAGTTCTCTTGTTGGTAATTTAAAAAGATGATACATGCTGAAAAGTGTACTGCCATACTTTGGGATACTTGTTTGTGGTGACTTGTACCTTGCAAATTCAAGTTTACTTTTTATTAAAAGTTAACTATAATTTTGAACGTTCAAGATGTAAGAgaatctttttctcttattttgctgGCCCTAGAGCTTTGACTGAAATTTCTTGTCATGTTTGAAACTGTAATATATATTCTTGCTATGAGTTTTTTTTGGTAAAACTATAGTTaagcatgaaatatttttaatttcatatgCCATGTCTTCACAAGTAATATGTCAAACTATGCTTTCGTGCAAACCTTAGTTCTTTACTCGCCACATTATGCATTAGTGTTTTGGTCGTAGGTTTATAAGGTCATACTTAATGATGATATTGGTTTATAGGATTGGACAGCTATTTGCATGTGTGGGATGCAAAGACGAGACAACTTCTATCTGCGGTATGCTATAACTACTATCAGCTCATAAATGGATCTTGCTTCAACAAAATTTTCAGTATCCTTTGGCTTACATATAATAGAACAATTTTAAAGAAGGGAATTTAAGTTTGGTAGTGCTTTGCAATTTAGTTCTTCCTCTTGGTTTAGATTCATTTTTCATGTAAAGCCCATTAATTTATAGGTTATATTGGGGTAATTGGATGCATATTGTAGAGGAATGCATAGGTTCAACAACTAGTGCTTGCAAACAGTTcacattttctttttggtttgtatAAACCTATCATtgagtatatttctttttttaataggttttccTCAAGCAACATCTAACAAATGTGGTGATCGATTCACATTTCTCAGGTATTACTTATTTAACAATTTGGATTTGACACTACAAATTCACATTTACATGCTCTATGGCTCTATACAACTTAATACTTCGGTAGATCCACATTGGAAATGAATGTGATATTAGTACATGTAACTTGATTGATCTATTTCAAATAACAAACATGGTTAACATCTCGTGTGTTTGTTTCTGCTCCATATAAATAATGGATTAGTAGGTCAACTAAGTCTTATCTAAAACATAGCTAACCTCCATACAAATAATGGATTAGTAGGTCAACTAGCTTTAGGGTTAACACCATGAACATCATGTGCACCATGATAATAGTGTACTTGAGTGAGGGATTTTGAGCCAGTTTTGTTGAGGACATCTCCATTTGGTTAGGGTAGATTGTGACTTCCTAATAATCCCACTTAGGCAAATGACCTGACAGGGATGCTGATAATGCATGGGCTTAGGCAATTTGGGTCACATGACAAGGCCCACTTGGTACAATTTGGATCACATGTTATGATGAACGAAGCCCTAAATGCATGCTAAATTTGAAACAAAACCCAATCAAAACATATTCCATGTGTTCAGATTTATATAGTTTGATAAAATATTTGGGTTACAAGAGTATACATACCTGAGCAACAGCATGCCCATGTGTGCTAGTTACTAGTAATATCAGTCCATGGACTTCTTACATCATTGGCAATAAATTTACTGTATTACACTATTAATAGCAAATGATTTAGACAAGCCTTACCATCAGGACTCTTCTGGTTCCCGGTGGTCATGGGCATCTCATTAGTTATTGTTGAATCTTTAGTCATGGTACCTCCATTTAGGTTTGGTCAAGTATTCTACCACAAAAAAAAATCTGGCTAGCCTATGAAGTATTTGGGTTATGATATCATGAAGCACAGACAAATAGGCATGTTTTATGGCAGTGCTTGTCAGCACAGTGATGTTGGAACAAATTGTACATGTAGATTGTTGGTAGCTTTTTACCTAAATCCTATTCTAGAATAGGTCGGTTTTCTTCTTTAATTAATGTTAGAAAATCTGTAAGGAACTCGTTCGTCATGTAAAACAATTTGATAATGTCTCAAAATTCTTGTTAAACAGGTTCCAATGGCAATACTTGTGATCAACAAGCTGATCTACAAGTATGCGATGATACTGAAACCATAGATAATGATGAATTGCCAATCTCTAGCGGTAAGAAAGTATCTAAAAGGAAGAGAGTTGGCAAagtcaagaagaaaagaaagtctGGGACCAGTACGATGATGAAACAAGTGAAGCCCATATATTAAGTTAAGCTGAATCTGAAGACAATAGTGTCTTGCCACCCctcaaacaggaaaaatcattagATGAGCACAGCAAGAGGCTCAAGCAGAAAAAGAGCAAGAAGATTTTGCCATGAAGGAGGCATGACGGTCATCAAGAAAGTTGCAGTGAAGGATGGGTGAGTCGGTGATAATTCCATAATTTGTGACGACCATGACTGAGCCCACCACCCATCGGGCAAACCGACTAGATGATGAGTCTCTCGCCAAACTTACTCCAGATGTCCAACACTCTAATGAAAGGAGGAAAGTTAGATTGAGTGTTGAGTTTTTTAAAAGAGTGTTTTAGAATTTGAAGAGCAAATCGGATAAAGGCTTATGGATTCTTTGAGAATTTGTTTGTGCTATTGCATCGCACAAAGATGTTAAAATAGTGGTTTCGAAGGTAAAATTAaggaaattaaaattttgatagttaTATGCAATTGTGATAGTTATATGCAATTAGAATTTTGATAGTTATACCCGAAGACTACCAAGAAAATTGTGATAGTTATATGCAATTAGAATTTTGATGGTTATACCCTCAGACTACCAAGAAAATTGTGAGACTTATATGCAATTAGAATTTTGATTTGCATATGGGTTACAGAGGATTCTCCATGAGTCATTTGTAGGCAAACTGATTGCTTGTGCACAAAACCTGATTCACAAAATACCGAATTATAACTTGCAGTCCACATGTCACCAATATTTACCCATGACGATAACAAAGATCTGACCCACAAATCCAAAACAAGCCATTGAAGGGTAAGAAGGACATTTTGTTAAGTCGGAAAAGATACAACATAATTACAGCTGCTACACACCGGGTAGAGAAAATGACACCATCATCAAAACAACCAACAACAACAGTGAAATCGCATGTAAATTAGACTACATCACACGATTCAAACTCGAATTAGAAACCCTTATATTTCAGTTGCTTAAGTTAGTCACCATCGCATCGCAAACAAATGTATGATGTTGGCCCTCTGACCAAGACTGCTGCATCTAACCTTTCTCTTCAGCTGCATATAATACCACCACCATGGTGGATATGGAACTCTAGTGTTCCATGAGAGCAGCATCAGTTTCAGATAATGGTGctgcagaagaaaagaaaatggttGCCACAGTTAGCGGTGTAGTAATCAGGAACAAGAACTATGAGCAATGCACTCAGCCAACAGAGCGGACAGTGAAGACCAAAATCAACACCCACACTAGGCAGTTTGAAAAAATATACCAACACATGCCTGGAAATATTAACCATACCAAGCAAGTCCTCGTATGCATCTTGGAAGAATGATGATTCCAGTAACAATGGAGGTGAGAAAACTTGATCCAGAGTGTTGTTAGCTTCAGGATGCGTTCTTTGTATTTTTTCAGTGGATGGTTGGAACAGCCTGGCCAGGTTTTTGTTCTCCTTCAGTCCATTCAATTTATTTAACATATCTGGAATGAAGCTTTGCTGGCTATTGGCATTACAGGAAAGATCTGTCATGTTCATCGGGGCCTGATCTTCTGGTGGTGAGGAGAAAACCAGTTGTTGATTTCTCCAGTTAGGAACATAGTCGATTTCTTTCTGAGAAGCAGCATCTGTTGTTGATAGAGGTATAAAGAAGTGTTCAGAACCATCATCACTGCTTCTTTCCTGCAACAATTCTGAGTTGCTTGATGAGCTTGATAGTGCAGCTTCACGAACAGAACGACGAATGTTGTGAGCATAATAATCATCAGTCTCTGAAAAATTAAACCACATGGAATAGTGAATAGACAAGTAAAATTTGCTCATCTCTATTTATTATGTAAACAAAGTAGAAACTGGATAATAGCTGTTGGTCTTCAACATCTGAAGATCGCCTCGAGTGGGTAATGGCTGAAGGCGCTGACCTTGTGCTTCACCATCTTCATCAATTGTAAATGGAGGTGAAACTGTTTTTGGGGCTGGCAAAGTTTCCTGATTGGTTTGACTACCTACAGGATGCTGCTTTGGTGCTTGGTTGCCTTTCCCCGATGAATTTGGAGTTAGATTGAATAAATGAGGGAGTTTCAAAGTTGGACTACCGGAGACTTTCTCAATCTGAGCAGAGGAgaatttacaagtcatctcagcaACTTCATCAGTCAACCTTTCCtgttaataaaatttcaaattcattAGCAGTACATAGAGGCAAAAAGGGACAAATCTTAAAGATGACAAATTCTTGAACTAGAGGTGATTGACGAGTTGGGTCAGTCACGCTGAGATGGGTTATAGTAGGGACATGTAAGGCTGATGTGAATCGAGCCAATTTTCTAGTGGGTTTAGATTTCTAAATGAGGATTGAGGAACCAAACTATATAGCTATATGGTCAGAGTGGTTGATCATATTTGGTTTTGCATGTCAGAAGGGGGTTCAAGAAGATATAATTAAAACATTGCTATAAGCAAAACGTATGCTTGACCTTAATATAGCCAACCAGCCAACAGGTCAAGAGTTCTCGACCAGGCTCTGAACTATGTTCATGACAAGTTATCCTAAACAGTCCGGTGGGTTTGGTTTGACTTGGTGCATGTGATTAGAAATTGATGCCTCTACTTAAAGCAGCTGTTCTGTGTTGTAGATCTATGTTCCGTTACATTTAGTTAAGATATATCATAAATCTGGATACAGAGCAACCCTGCTTTTCCAAATAACTGCATCTTGAAAAGTAACTTGATATACAGTCATTCTCCTTTTAAGTTATAGAATTTTGTTAGCCAGCAGCATATACTTCAGCAAATCCACACTGGCCATATTGGTGACCACCGGGATTCCTGGTGTGGAACCTTATAT includes:
- the LOC135654656 gene encoding AUGMIN subunit 6-like; translated protein: MTCKFSSAQIEKVSGSPTLKLPHLFNLTPNSSGKGNQAPKQHPVGSQTNQETLPAPKTVSPPFTIDEDGEAQETDDYYAHNIRRSVREAALSSSSSNSELLQERSSDDGSEHFFIPLSTTDAASQKEIDYVPNWRNQQLVFSSPPEDQAPMNMTDLSCNANSQQSFIPDMLNKLNGLKENKNLARLFQPSTEKIQRTHPEANNTLDQVFSPPLLLESSFFQDAYEDLLAPLSETDAALMEH